A region from the Cydia amplana chromosome 7, ilCydAmpl1.1, whole genome shotgun sequence genome encodes:
- the LOC134649616 gene encoding NAD-dependent protein deacylase sirtuin-5, mitochondrial-like produces the protein MCINLLTTVKRKLLTHAHVIMAARQSSDMAKFKETLKAAKNIVFLSGAGISAESGIPTFRGAGGMWRKYQSASLATPEAFGTTPALVWEFYHYRREVAAKAQPNAGHLAIAQYEAKHPDKTVTVITQNVDGLHARAGTKNLLELHGSLYKTRCTKCKEVLVNTDSPICKALENRGAPEVDQVGSDIPVRDLPHCRKPECKGLLRPHIVWFGESLESAVLEKTEAAMASCDVCLVVGTSSVVYPAAMFAPAAAARGAAVAEFNLEPTPATQAFSYYFQGPCGETLPKALAD, from the exons ATGTGCATAAATTTGTTAACTACAGTGAAAAGGAAACTACTTACTCACGCTCATGTAATCATGGCTGCAAGGCAATCCAGCGACATGGCAAAGTTCAAGGAAACGTTGAAAGCGGCCAAGAATATAGTGTTTCTTTCCGGGGCCGGTATAAGTGCTGAATCTGGTATACCAACGTTCCGTGGGGCTGGTGGCATGTGGAGGAAGTACCAGTCGGCAAGTTTGGCGACGCCCGAGGCGTTTGGGACCACGCCGGCGCTGGTGTGGGAGTTCTATCATTACAGACGAGAGGTGGCGGCTAAAGCTCAACCTAATGCG ggccACTTAGCTATAGCGCAATATGAAGCAAAACACCCAGACAAGACAGTCACAGTGATTACACAGAATGTAGACGGACTGCACGCCCGGGCAGGGACAAAGAACTTACTAGAGCTCCACGGCAGCCTGTACAAGACCCGGTGCACCAAATGCAAAGAAGTGTTGGTTAACACTGACAGCCCAATTTGTAAG GCTTTAGAAAACCGTGGAGCACCAGAAGTAGACCAAGTAGGCTCTGATATCCCAGTAAGAGACCTGCCACACTGTAGGAAACCTGAGTGCAAAGGACTGCTGCGGCCCCACATTGTGTGGTTTGGAGAAAGTTTGGAGTCGGCTGTGCTTGAGAAAACAG AAGCAGCAATGGCTTCATGCGACGTGTGCCTAGTAGTGGGAACGTCGTCTGTCGTGTACCCGGCGGCCATGTtcgcgccggcggcggcggcgcgcggcgcggcggtggcCGAGTTCAACCTGGAGCCCACGCCCGCCACGCAAGCCTTCAGCTATTACTTCCAGGGGCCGTGCGGGGAGACGCTGCCAAAGGCATTGGCAGATTAA